In one Vulgatibacter incomptus genomic region, the following are encoded:
- a CDS encoding CAP domain-containing protein: MRTLPVLSILVALLAAGCGASESDPDRQNGTGGSAGSDGSGGSSGTGGSGGTGGGGGSGGRGPTEKETVCRLWNEGHIQNEREPWIAGADICDHGTLSEVAIEDTLRRINMFRALSGLPPVTENLEQREQEQACAVLMNANRSISHYPPQSWNCWTEEAAWGAASSNLALGFKLPGNAIDALMGDTGIDSVGHRRWLLGYFLGKVGIGFAGKSACVSVFDNTGQTDREWTAYPPPGPAPLPMVRDVQWGPVAWSFHPRDKIAGAQVSMQRLPDLEEVEVEKTSIQADGGGIPDAIVWKPLRVAAGESYRITITRPSKEPLTYDVEVVDCDGI, encoded by the coding sequence ATGCGAACTCTACCCGTGCTCTCGATCCTCGTTGCGCTGCTCGCCGCAGGCTGCGGCGCGTCCGAATCCGATCCCGATCGGCAGAATGGCACTGGCGGTTCCGCAGGATCCGATGGATCAGGTGGATCAAGTGGAACCGGCGGTTCCGGTGGGACGGGGGGCGGCGGCGGTTCCGGTGGAAGGGGCCCCACGGAGAAAGAGACGGTCTGCCGCCTCTGGAACGAAGGGCACATCCAGAACGAGCGGGAACCTTGGATCGCCGGCGCCGACATCTGCGATCACGGCACGCTGAGCGAAGTGGCGATCGAGGACACGCTGCGGCGGATCAACATGTTCCGCGCCCTCTCCGGGCTGCCGCCGGTGACCGAGAATCTCGAGCAGCGCGAGCAGGAGCAGGCCTGCGCCGTGCTGATGAACGCGAACAGAAGTATCTCCCACTATCCGCCGCAAAGCTGGAACTGCTGGACGGAGGAGGCCGCGTGGGGCGCGGCTTCGAGCAACCTCGCGCTGGGCTTCAAACTGCCCGGCAACGCGATCGACGCCCTGATGGGCGACACCGGCATAGACAGCGTGGGCCACCGGCGGTGGCTGCTGGGCTACTTCCTCGGCAAGGTGGGCATCGGCTTCGCCGGCAAGTCCGCCTGCGTCAGCGTCTTCGACAACACGGGGCAAACCGACCGCGAGTGGACCGCCTACCCGCCCCCCGGGCCTGCGCCGCTGCCCATGGTGCGCGACGTTCAGTGGGGTCCCGTAGCTTGGTCGTTCCACCCGAGAGACAAGATCGCGGGCGCCCAGGTCTCGATGCAGAGGTTGCCCGACTTGGAGGAGGTCGAGGTCGAAAAAACCTCGATCCAGGCTGACGGCGGCGGGATCCCCGACGCCATCGTCTGGAAGCCGCTTCGCGTCGCGGCGGGTGAATCCTATCGGATCACCATCACCCGCCCCTCGAAGGAGCCGCTGACCTACGACGTCGAAGTGGTGGACTGCGACGGTATTTGA
- a CDS encoding DoxX family protein yields MPRPDRLENPAHVVFRVFTSSIFLVAGIQHLAAPGEVAARLVEAPLGHLATAVAPAETLVLGIGAVLVAAGLALLLGLLTRVSAIVLAACLIPITISVQVGSAATLGPLFKNVAIFGALVRLAVSGGGAWSLDALLSRRIPAEGMVPDRARGAQAR; encoded by the coding sequence ATGCCGCGCCCCGATCGCTTGGAGAATCCCGCACACGTTGTCTTCCGAGTCTTCACGAGCTCGATCTTCCTCGTCGCCGGCATCCAGCATTTGGCGGCACCGGGCGAGGTGGCGGCGCGTCTCGTCGAGGCGCCGCTCGGGCACCTGGCCACCGCGGTCGCGCCTGCGGAGACACTGGTGCTGGGGATTGGCGCGGTCCTCGTCGCCGCCGGCCTAGCCTTGCTCCTCGGTTTGCTCACCCGGGTGTCGGCGATTGTCCTGGCCGCCTGCCTGATCCCGATCACGATCTCGGTGCAGGTGGGCTCCGCCGCGACGCTCGGCCCTCTTTTCAAGAACGTCGCGATCTTTGGAGCGCTCGTGCGCCTCGCCGTCTCGGGAGGCGGAGCCTGGAGCCTCGACGCGCTCCTGTCCCGCCGCATCCCCGCGGAAGGGATGGTCCCCGACCGAGCGAGGGGCGCTCAGGCGCGCTGA
- a CDS encoding SDR family NAD(P)-dependent oxidoreductase, translated as MPGKKKVCVVVGVGPGNGAALAHRFAKDGYAVALLARSSATSSKLASELPDARAFACDVSDAGSVARAFASIRDEMGEVDVVAYNAGSGVFGTLDDVTGADFEASWRVNSLGLLLVAKEVAPAMKAAKSGAIIVTGATASRRGVARTTAFAPAKAAQRSLCESLARQLGPHGIHVGLIIVDGVVDMPRTREWMKDKPDEFFIQPSGVAELASFLVRQDRSAWTFEAEARPFGESW; from the coding sequence ATGCCGGGGAAGAAGAAGGTCTGCGTCGTGGTCGGAGTGGGGCCTGGCAACGGTGCGGCGCTCGCGCATCGTTTCGCCAAGGATGGCTACGCCGTCGCCCTCCTCGCCCGCTCGAGCGCCACGTCGTCGAAGCTCGCGAGCGAGCTGCCCGATGCACGTGCGTTCGCGTGTGACGTGAGCGACGCCGGCTCGGTCGCGCGCGCGTTCGCCTCGATCCGCGACGAGATGGGGGAGGTGGACGTCGTGGCGTACAACGCGGGATCGGGCGTTTTCGGCACGCTCGACGACGTGACCGGCGCCGACTTCGAGGCCTCGTGGCGGGTGAATTCGCTCGGGCTCCTCCTGGTCGCGAAGGAGGTCGCGCCCGCCATGAAGGCGGCGAAGTCGGGCGCGATCATCGTGACCGGAGCGACCGCGTCGCGTCGGGGCGTGGCGCGGACGACCGCGTTCGCCCCCGCGAAGGCAGCGCAGAGGAGCCTCTGCGAGTCACTCGCCCGACAGCTCGGGCCACACGGGATCCACGTCGGGCTGATCATCGTCGACGGCGTGGTCGACATGCCGCGAACCCGCGAGTGGATGAAGGACAAACCGGACGAGTTCTTCATCCAGCCGAGTGGCGTCGCCGAGCTCGCGTCTTTCCTCGTGCGTCAGGACAGGTCCGCGTGGACCTTCGAGGCGGAGGCGCGCCCCTTCGGCGAGTCCTGGTAG
- a CDS encoding CAP domain-containing protein, producing MRTLSVLPILVALLAAGCGASNSDPDKQEGAGSSAGSAGSAGSDGTGGTGGMGGDGGSGGEGPTAAETVCRLWNEGHVENEKVPWIAGDDICDHGTLSEVAIEDTLRRINMFRALSELPPVTENRDQREQEQACAVLMNANNALDHEPPPDWACWSEQGAVGAGSSNLSLGYPTPGDAIDGQMADVSVPDSVGHRRWLLGYVLGKVGIGSAGRATCVSVFDDMGRTDRSWTAYPPAGPAPIAMVTKLRPVAWSFHPKDGIKGAEVSMQRLPGGEEVAIESWIPKSGIKIPDAIIWQPPPVQAGESYRISITRPSKETVTYDVELVDCAPGT from the coding sequence ATGCGAACACTCTCCGTGCTCCCGATCCTCGTTGCGCTCCTCGCCGCAGGCTGTGGCGCGTCCAACTCCGATCCCGACAAGCAGGAGGGCGCTGGCAGTTCCGCGGGATCCGCTGGATCGGCTGGATCAGATGGAACCGGCGGAACCGGTGGGATGGGGGGCGACGGCGGTTCCGGTGGAGAGGGCCCGACAGCGGCAGAGACAGTCTGCCGCCTCTGGAACGAAGGACACGTCGAGAACGAAAAGGTCCCGTGGATCGCCGGGGACGACATCTGCGATCACGGCACGCTGAGTGAGGTGGCGATCGAGGACACGCTGCGGCGGATCAACATGTTCCGCGCCCTTTCGGAGCTGCCGCCCGTGACCGAGAATCGCGACCAGCGGGAGCAGGAGCAGGCCTGCGCCGTGCTGATGAACGCGAACAACGCTCTCGACCACGAGCCACCGCCAGATTGGGCTTGTTGGTCGGAGCAGGGTGCGGTGGGCGCGGGCTCGAGCAACCTCTCGCTGGGCTACCCGACGCCCGGCGACGCGATCGACGGCCAAATGGCCGACGTCAGCGTCCCCGACAGCGTGGGACACCGCCGGTGGCTGCTGGGCTACGTCCTCGGCAAGGTGGGCATCGGCTCTGCCGGCAGGGCGACCTGCGTCAGCGTCTTCGACGACATGGGACGGACCGACCGCTCCTGGACCGCCTACCCGCCCGCCGGGCCTGCGCCGATCGCCATGGTGACCAAACTGCGTCCGGTCGCGTGGTCATTCCACCCGAAAGACGGGATCAAGGGCGCCGAGGTCTCGATGCAGAGGTTGCCCGGCGGGGAGGAGGTGGCGATCGAGAGCTGGATCCCAAAGTCAGGCATCAAGATCCCCGACGCCATCATCTGGCAGCCGCCGCCCGTCCAGGCGGGCGAGTCCTACCGGATCAGCATTACCCGCCCCTCGAAGGAAACGGTGACCTACGACGTGGAGCTCGTGGACTGCGCCCCCGGCACCTGA
- a CDS encoding YbhB/YbcL family Raf kinase inhibitor-like protein, with product MGFALSKMLLHSSSFGDGAAIPSKHTGEGADVSPALSWDHVPDGTRAFVMFCHDPDAPVVSNAGTYGFVHWVHYNVPGTVRSLPEGTNEHTNGRNDFGKVGYGGPMPPNGHGKHQYYFWILALNDDAPIEPGLTLWELLQRIEPKVVGMNRLVGTYQRA from the coding sequence GTGGGATTTGCTCTGTCCAAGATGCTGCTGCACAGCTCGTCGTTCGGCGACGGCGCTGCCATCCCCTCGAAGCACACGGGTGAGGGTGCCGACGTCTCTCCGGCCCTGTCCTGGGACCACGTGCCGGACGGCACCCGCGCCTTCGTTATGTTCTGCCACGATCCCGACGCGCCAGTTGTGTCGAATGCTGGCACCTACGGTTTCGTGCACTGGGTGCACTACAACGTCCCCGGGACCGTCCGGAGCCTGCCCGAGGGAACGAACGAGCACACGAACGGGCGCAACGACTTCGGCAAGGTCGGCTACGGCGGCCCGATGCCTCCCAACGGGCACGGCAAGCACCAGTACTACTTCTGGATCCTCGCGCTGAACGACGACGCGCCGATCGAGCCGGGCCTTACGCTCTGGGAGCTCCTCCAGCGAATCGAGCCCAAGGTCGTGGGCATGAACCGGCTGGTCGGCACCTATCAGCGCGCCTGA
- a CDS encoding RNA polymerase sigma-70 factor, with protein MKRDPFVTHRSLLFTVAYEMLGSAADAEDVVQEAWLRWADTDQEAVREPRAYLIRTVTRQALNRLRTLSRRREDYVGDWLPEPVLTSPEVADDVELAESVSMAMLTVLETLGPAERAVFVLREVFQSPYEEIAEAIGKSPAAVRQIAHRSREHVAARRPRMRVDRAEQRAAVEKFLAAIDTGDVRSLLEVLAPDVVMVTDSGGLVPAARRPIVGADNLVAFLGGLVAKAPSDFASAAVWLNGAPGVRFDLGGEVAAALSLTVEDGRITRIYAIRNPYKLARLGEESALARSVAD; from the coding sequence ATGAAGAGAGACCCCTTTGTCACGCACCGCAGCCTCCTGTTCACGGTCGCCTACGAGATGCTGGGCTCGGCGGCGGACGCGGAGGACGTGGTGCAGGAGGCCTGGCTGCGGTGGGCGGATACGGACCAGGAAGCCGTGCGGGAGCCCCGGGCGTACTTGATCCGGACGGTCACCCGCCAGGCGCTGAACCGGCTGCGCACACTGTCGCGCCGACGCGAGGACTACGTCGGCGATTGGCTGCCGGAGCCGGTGCTGACGAGCCCCGAGGTGGCGGACGACGTCGAGCTCGCGGAGAGCGTCTCGATGGCGATGCTCACGGTGCTGGAGACGCTCGGCCCGGCCGAGCGGGCGGTCTTCGTGCTGCGCGAGGTCTTCCAGTCGCCGTACGAGGAGATCGCGGAGGCGATCGGCAAGTCACCGGCGGCGGTGCGGCAGATCGCGCATCGGTCGCGGGAGCACGTCGCCGCCCGGCGGCCGCGGATGCGCGTGGACCGGGCGGAGCAGCGGGCGGCGGTGGAGAAGTTCCTCGCGGCGATCGACACGGGCGACGTGCGGAGCCTGCTGGAGGTCCTGGCGCCGGACGTGGTGATGGTCACCGACAGCGGCGGGCTGGTGCCGGCGGCGCGGCGGCCGATCGTGGGCGCGGACAACCTGGTCGCGTTCCTCGGGGGCCTCGTCGCCAAGGCGCCCTCGGATTTCGCCAGCGCCGCGGTGTGGCTCAACGGCGCGCCAGGCGTTCGGTTCGACCTGGGCGGCGAGGTGGCCGCGGCGCTCAGCCTCACCGTCGAGGACGGCCGGATCACCCGGATCTACGCGATCCGAAACCCGTACAAGCTGGCGCGGCTCGGCGAGGAGTCGGCCCTCGCTCGATCGGTTGCTGATTGA
- a CDS encoding RCC1 domain-containing protein — MNSVPGRAFQFKILAEYLQDGLMTTPFSPEVTGRTAAPQPTGFNLFRTGAPLASLGPSARAFADRSVPRVVSPPRITSLTYERPEGVLLTWSVPDPSSNPGAYRVEMPMDDGSVAYSQEAIGARAPLVLEGYRVIRDGIAIETVSSSTQVFDDTSATFGPGYVYSVSATEGTRTDGVELSWSSFEPRGTYHEYAIESVYASGDSARSASGTGARGLATVIDFEIERDGAGWESVGTELSHVDAGAPGGTVTVDSTVEVDPILSFVQLGFSATSSAPPSATYRVRALYDYAQPTVSDPVTGRRGGAGVAAFQWQRSVADADGGYVDIPGATGSYFQVLDAPVDQGRYYRLLTTVDSRAYGSTSPRRVVVPGFKDVVAGAGYSCGVQTGGALVCFGSDLSGLLQPPAGSYKEVGLSYANGCGVKSDGSIICWGDNQIGLAPTAPFPGPFASVSMGTNVSCGIDANDGGLLCWGEAGLTSAPAGAFTQVSSRGPNVCALDSTGAATCWGSSPWQMTGLYQQIALGLDFACGLDLAGEIECEGALTTTDVPAGSYVFIDAGDRHACGVRLDGTAACWGDSRGGTPPPNSTFARVSAGVLHSCGVRTDGKLDCWGLDFYGEAPHQPAP, encoded by the coding sequence GTGAACTCGGTACCCGGACGCGCTTTTCAGTTCAAGATCCTCGCTGAGTACCTGCAAGACGGGCTCATGACCACGCCGTTCTCCCCGGAGGTGACGGGCCGCACGGCGGCGCCGCAGCCAACAGGGTTCAATCTCTTTCGAACCGGCGCGCCGCTCGCTTCGCTCGGGCCTTCCGCACGCGCCTTCGCCGACAGAAGTGTGCCTCGGGTCGTCAGCCCGCCGAGGATCACGTCTTTGACGTACGAGCGGCCGGAGGGCGTCCTTCTCACCTGGAGCGTCCCGGATCCGAGCTCGAATCCTGGCGCCTACCGCGTCGAGATGCCGATGGACGACGGATCCGTCGCCTACTCTCAGGAAGCAATTGGGGCTCGGGCTCCGCTGGTGCTCGAGGGCTACCGAGTGATACGAGACGGTATCGCGATCGAAACCGTTTCGAGCTCGACTCAAGTATTCGACGATACCTCCGCCACGTTCGGACCCGGGTACGTGTACTCAGTCAGTGCCACGGAGGGCACGCGCACCGACGGGGTCGAGCTGAGCTGGAGTTCATTCGAACCGCGGGGCACGTACCATGAATATGCGATCGAGTCCGTCTACGCTTCCGGAGATTCGGCACGAAGTGCCTCAGGAACCGGCGCCCGGGGCCTAGCGACGGTGATCGACTTCGAGATCGAACGGGATGGAGCCGGCTGGGAGTCGGTTGGAACCGAGTTGAGCCACGTGGACGCCGGCGCTCCCGGCGGAACCGTCACCGTCGATTCCACCGTGGAGGTCGACCCGATCCTTTCGTTCGTACAGCTCGGGTTTTCGGCGACATCGTCTGCGCCTCCCTCGGCCACCTACCGGGTGCGGGCTCTCTACGACTACGCCCAGCCCACCGTTTCTGACCCCGTCACGGGCAGGCGAGGGGGGGCGGGGGTCGCGGCCTTCCAATGGCAGCGTTCGGTCGCCGATGCCGACGGCGGTTACGTCGACATTCCCGGGGCGACCGGTTCATACTTTCAAGTCCTCGATGCTCCGGTCGATCAGGGGCGATACTACCGCCTTCTCACCACCGTCGATTCGCGAGCGTACGGCTCCACGAGTCCCCGGCGGGTGGTCGTGCCTGGATTCAAAGACGTCGTCGCGGGCGCGGGATACTCCTGCGGAGTCCAGACGGGCGGCGCGCTCGTTTGCTTCGGCTCGGACCTGAGCGGACTCCTCCAGCCTCCGGCGGGTTCCTACAAGGAAGTGGGCCTGTCCTACGCCAACGGCTGTGGCGTCAAGTCCGATGGCTCGATCATCTGCTGGGGCGACAATCAAATTGGCTTGGCTCCGACTGCCCCGTTCCCGGGGCCCTTCGCCTCGGTCTCCATGGGCACCAACGTCTCCTGTGGAATCGACGCCAACGATGGTGGCCTCCTCTGCTGGGGCGAGGCCGGCCTGACGTCGGCGCCTGCCGGCGCGTTCACGCAAGTGAGCTCCAGGGGGCCTAATGTCTGCGCCCTGGATTCGACCGGCGCGGCGACCTGTTGGGGAAGCTCTCCATGGCAAATGACAGGTTTGTACCAGCAAATCGCACTCGGTTTGGATTTCGCCTGCGGGCTCGACCTTGCTGGCGAAATCGAGTGTGAGGGCGCGCTGACCACTACCGATGTACCCGCCGGGTCATACGTGTTCATCGACGCAGGAGACAGACATGCGTGCGGTGTCCGCTTGGACGGGACGGCAGCGTGCTGGGGCGATTCCAGGGGCGGGACCCCGCCGCCGAATTCGACCTTTGCCCGGGTGAGCGCGGGAGTTCTTCATAGCTGCGGCGTGCGAACCGACGGGAAGCTCGATTGCTGGGGACTCGACTTCTACGGTGAGGCACCGCACCAGCCCGCGCCATAG
- a CDS encoding DsrE family protein: protein MLRPLPLLAAAALLLTSFSAAAATASEGPAAPRYDDADALKGQKTGKGVFLVNIGEAQKLARYLKVIHGSHQGMAEQKVTPDFVVVFVGPGVQFLTTTPSAEVAGSPALKDVANTVEALRAAGIRMEICSVATAAMGVDNAKVLPGIKVVRDGFVSAIGYQAQGYGLVPVN, encoded by the coding sequence ATGCTTCGTCCCCTTCCGCTCCTCGCCGCCGCCGCCCTGCTCCTGACCTCGTTCTCCGCCGCCGCTGCCACAGCGAGCGAGGGGCCCGCCGCCCCGCGCTACGACGACGCGGACGCCCTGAAGGGGCAGAAGACGGGTAAGGGCGTCTTCCTTGTGAACATCGGCGAGGCACAGAAGCTGGCCCGCTACCTGAAGGTGATCCACGGGAGCCACCAGGGGATGGCGGAGCAGAAGGTGACGCCCGACTTCGTGGTCGTCTTCGTCGGCCCCGGCGTGCAGTTCCTCACCACCACTCCCTCGGCGGAGGTCGCCGGATCGCCTGCGCTGAAGGACGTCGCCAACACGGTCGAGGCGCTCCGGGCCGCTGGGATCCGGATGGAGATCTGCTCGGTGGCCACAGCGGCGATGGGCGTGGACAACGCGAAGGTCCTGCCGGGGATCAAGGTGGTCCGCGACGGCTTCGTCTCCGCGATCGGCTACCAGGCACAGGGCTACGGGCTCGTTCCCGTGAATTGA
- a CDS encoding carboxymuconolactone decarboxylase family protein gives MASNTRVPKAKLTGPYAAVVKWVSRRMFGSVPEPLEVAWHNRKVLSSTFKMGRMASKWDQCDKNLKSFAHMAVASLVGCGFCLDLGYFQAHNEGLDVAKAREVPRWRDSLVFSRLERDVMEYAEAMTQTPPTVTDALSARLLDQLGAPAMVELTAFIALTNLYTRNNNALGLESQGYAKACGLEPLAVASAAA, from the coding sequence ATGGCGAGCAACACCCGAGTCCCCAAGGCCAAGCTGACCGGACCCTACGCCGCGGTGGTGAAGTGGGTGAGCCGCCGGATGTTCGGCAGCGTCCCCGAGCCGCTGGAAGTGGCATGGCACAACCGGAAGGTCTTGAGCTCCACCTTCAAGATGGGCCGCATGGCATCGAAGTGGGACCAGTGCGACAAGAACCTGAAGTCCTTCGCGCACATGGCGGTGGCGAGCCTGGTGGGCTGCGGGTTCTGCCTGGATCTCGGCTACTTCCAGGCGCACAACGAGGGGCTGGACGTGGCGAAGGCGCGGGAGGTGCCCAGGTGGCGCGACTCCCTCGTCTTTTCGCGGCTGGAGCGCGACGTGATGGAGTACGCCGAAGCAATGACGCAGACGCCGCCCACGGTGACGGACGCGCTGTCGGCCCGGCTCTTGGACCAGCTCGGCGCGCCGGCGATGGTGGAGCTCACCGCGTTCATCGCGCTGACGAACCTCTACACCCGCAACAACAACGCGCTCGGACTGGAGTCCCAGGGGTACGCGAAGGCCTGTGGGCTCGAGCCGCTCGCGGTGGCCTCGGCGGCGGCATGA
- a CDS encoding glutathione S-transferase family protein, translating to MSIVLYHHPYTRAANVVWMLEEVGAPYELHFVDAKAGGQKAPEILALNSMGKLPILVDGGAVVTESAAIGLYLADRYSLGELAPRTDDPARATYLRWSLFAPSVVEPGSMAKREGWSFNEGAAGWGNHDAMLEAVRSALRDRSYILGDRFSMADVIFGGTIRYMLGFGLLAPEPIFESYVARLNERPALKRAEARNVAVRKERGLQ from the coding sequence ATGTCCATCGTCCTCTACCACCACCCCTACACCCGCGCCGCGAACGTCGTCTGGATGCTCGAGGAGGTCGGCGCCCCGTACGAGCTCCACTTCGTCGACGCTAAGGCCGGCGGGCAGAAGGCCCCGGAGATCCTCGCGCTGAACTCCATGGGCAAGCTCCCCATCCTCGTCGATGGAGGAGCCGTGGTCACGGAGTCGGCGGCGATCGGCCTCTACCTCGCCGACCGCTATTCGCTGGGGGAGCTCGCGCCGCGCACCGACGATCCGGCGCGGGCCACGTACCTGCGCTGGTCGCTCTTTGCGCCCTCGGTAGTCGAGCCGGGCTCGATGGCGAAGCGGGAAGGCTGGAGCTTCAACGAGGGAGCGGCAGGGTGGGGCAACCACGACGCGATGCTCGAGGCGGTGCGGAGCGCCCTGCGCGATCGCTCGTACATTCTCGGCGACCGCTTCTCGATGGCCGACGTGATTTTCGGCGGCACGATCCGCTACATGCTCGGGTTCGGGCTGCTCGCTCCCGAGCCGATCTTCGAGTCCTACGTCGCCCGCTTGAACGAGCGCCCTGCGCTGAAGCGTGCCGAGGCCCGCAACGTCGCCGTCCGCAAGGAGCGCGGGCTCCAGTAG